A genomic stretch from Arthrobacter sp. KBS0702 includes:
- a CDS encoding ClpX C4-type zinc finger protein, producing MVDVDSGQGYCSFCGRAGTRDRRLVVGPGISICEHCVGAARDLLGAPAQADGARFLGPEWEQLSDEELLAQLPEIARLGSHVEEQLRHWVGVARERDISWSRIGAALGITRQTAWGRFKIVS from the coding sequence ATGGTCGACGTCGATTCGGGACAGGGCTATTGCTCTTTCTGTGGCCGCGCCGGGACCCGGGACCGGCGGCTAGTGGTTGGTCCGGGCATTTCGATCTGTGAGCACTGCGTGGGCGCCGCCCGGGACCTGCTGGGCGCCCCGGCGCAGGCTGACGGGGCCCGCTTCCTTGGGCCCGAGTGGGAGCAGTTGAGCGATGAGGAACTCTTGGCGCAGCTGCCCGAGATTGCCCGCCTAGGTTCCCACGTCGAGGAGCAGCTACGGCACTGGGTCGGCGTCGCCAGGGAAAGAGACATCAGCTGGTCCCGGATCGGCGCCGCCCTGGGTATTACCCGACAAACCGCTTGGGGACGGTTCAAGATTGTCTCCTGA
- a CDS encoding MFS transporter, producing the protein MRGPFRWLFIAGIGDGIGDDVARALLPVVAVAMLGAGAFEAGILNALGMVAFLVLGVPAGVLVDRWPRKPVLIGANLVRAAVVLTVPLAFAAGALQLWHLFLVAAVISAADVFFTSAQSAVMPTLLAGDQLARGYARVQTVQSGLAVAAPGVTGVLIRIAAAPALLAISGLAYLFSAAVTCGLPEVRSVRSSGPTGFWAEARHGLVFTLGHPIVRALMGSIALVNAAGMWGAGAKVVFVLNALWIPVDQVVALGAVSAAGGLAASLMATGITRRLGIGRTKVIASLAGACSMLLVPAAPALALPAVFWVGLSGFGWSYFVVLNGLAGAGIVARLVPADLMGRAMSSYRLVTLGVMPVASLAGGFLALLAGEATVLWASAIIAAISAVPVLLSPLRHWEAFPEELDVGRTVQTTVTAGK; encoded by the coding sequence TTGCGCGGACCATTCCGATGGCTCTTCATTGCAGGCATCGGCGATGGGATCGGCGACGACGTCGCCCGTGCGCTGCTGCCGGTTGTTGCCGTGGCCATGCTCGGCGCCGGGGCCTTCGAAGCAGGGATTCTCAATGCCCTCGGTATGGTGGCGTTCCTGGTCCTCGGCGTCCCGGCCGGCGTCCTCGTGGACCGCTGGCCCCGGAAGCCGGTCCTGATCGGCGCCAACCTGGTCCGGGCAGCCGTCGTGCTGACCGTTCCCCTGGCTTTTGCGGCGGGCGCACTGCAGCTCTGGCACCTTTTCCTCGTCGCCGCCGTCATCAGTGCCGCCGACGTCTTCTTTACCTCGGCGCAGTCGGCGGTGATGCCTACGCTATTGGCGGGAGACCAGCTCGCGCGGGGCTACGCCCGGGTGCAGACGGTCCAGAGCGGTCTTGCCGTCGCGGCCCCGGGTGTCACCGGTGTCCTGATCAGGATCGCCGCTGCGCCGGCCCTCCTGGCGATTTCGGGCCTTGCCTATCTGTTCTCCGCCGCGGTGACGTGCGGGCTGCCCGAGGTGCGGTCCGTCCGCTCCTCGGGGCCAACGGGATTTTGGGCGGAAGCGCGCCACGGGCTTGTCTTCACGCTGGGGCACCCGATCGTCCGGGCCCTGATGGGCTCGATTGCGCTGGTCAACGCGGCCGGTATGTGGGGAGCCGGCGCAAAGGTCGTCTTTGTCCTCAACGCCCTCTGGATACCGGTGGACCAGGTTGTCGCGCTGGGCGCCGTATCCGCGGCCGGCGGACTGGCGGCCTCCCTGATGGCCACCGGAATCACCCGCCGCCTCGGAATCGGCAGGACCAAGGTCATCGCCAGCCTGGCCGGCGCCTGCTCTATGCTGCTGGTTCCCGCAGCCCCCGCCCTGGCGTTGCCGGCAGTGTTCTGGGTGGGACTCTCCGGCTTCGGCTGGTCCTACTTCGTGGTGCTGAACGGCCTGGCGGGTGCCGGCATCGTGGCCCGGCTCGTCCCCGCCGACCTCATGGGCAGGGCGATGTCCAGCTACCGGCTGGTCACCCTGGGCGTGATGCCCGTGGCCAGCCTCGCCGGCGGCTTCCTCGCGCTCCTTGCTGGCGAGGCCACCGTCCTCTGGGCGTCGGCCATCATCGCGGCCATCTCGGCGGTGCCGGTCCTCTTGTCGCCGCTCCGGCACTGGGAGGCCTTTCCGGAGGAACTCGACGTCGGCCGAACCGTCCAGACTACGGTGACGGCGGGCAAATAA
- a CDS encoding malonic semialdehyde reductase, translating to MTIAHEEAVIDAAAVDAIFAQARTANAFTGEVTDEQARAIYELTKFGPTAFNSQPLRVTYVRSDEARAALVDTLSAGNRAKTATAPLVAVLSTDTAWHEQWDTFLPGYNAPKAMYDAAPDLAAATGNNNAHLQAGYFILAVRSLGLSAGPMTGADFGKIDAAFFPDGSQKSFMVVNIGHAAENAWGAPKPKFAYEEVVRTV from the coding sequence ATGACCATCGCCCATGAAGAAGCAGTAATCGACGCCGCAGCGGTGGACGCCATCTTTGCCCAGGCACGCACGGCCAACGCCTTTACCGGCGAGGTCACGGACGAGCAGGCCCGCGCCATCTACGAGCTGACCAAGTTCGGTCCCACCGCGTTCAACTCGCAGCCCCTGCGTGTCACCTATGTCCGCTCGGACGAGGCCCGCGCCGCTCTGGTGGACACCCTGTCCGCCGGGAACCGCGCAAAGACCGCGACCGCGCCACTGGTTGCGGTCCTCAGCACCGACACGGCGTGGCACGAGCAGTGGGACACCTTTCTCCCCGGCTACAACGCCCCCAAGGCCATGTACGACGCCGCCCCGGACCTCGCCGCGGCCACCGGCAACAACAACGCCCACCTCCAGGCGGGCTACTTCATCCTCGCCGTCCGTTCTCTCGGGCTTTCGGCCGGACCCATGACGGGCGCCGACTTCGGCAAGATCGATGCCGCGTTCTTCCCGGACGGCAGCCAGAAGAGCTTCATGGTGGTCAACATCGGCCACGCCGCCGAGAACGCCTGGGGTGCCCCGAAGCCCAAGTTCGCCTACGAAGAAGTGGTCCGCACCGTCTAA
- a CDS encoding 2'-5' RNA ligase family protein: MRNLIVVAFLEPVTEGMEFPRDAWPLHITLVKFDVVGQPGEGQPGGGDNGGAAAAVAGDALAARVAALMDAPVRAALGTTLTVGGEAGFGRGGSVPVSLIEASAPLQALHEALVRAVEALPGRIATPGYTMAGFRPHVSHRGEKAPRAGDHVELDRVALVDMAPDGGHATRRLLRLWEATL; the protein is encoded by the coding sequence ATGCGGAACCTGATTGTGGTCGCTTTCCTGGAGCCGGTGACCGAGGGCATGGAATTCCCCCGCGACGCTTGGCCGCTGCACATCACCCTGGTGAAGTTCGACGTCGTCGGGCAGCCCGGTGAAGGGCAGCCCGGCGGCGGGGATAACGGCGGCGCCGCTGCCGCCGTCGCGGGTGATGCCCTGGCCGCCCGCGTGGCGGCGCTGATGGACGCGCCGGTCCGGGCCGCCCTGGGGACCACCCTGACCGTCGGCGGCGAGGCAGGCTTTGGTCGCGGCGGCTCGGTCCCGGTCAGCTTGATCGAGGCCAGTGCCCCGCTTCAGGCCCTTCATGAGGCCCTCGTGCGGGCGGTCGAGGCGTTGCCGGGCCGGATCGCCACACCCGGCTACACCATGGCGGGATTCCGTCCGCATGTATCCCACCGGGGCGAGAAGGCGCCCAGGGCGGGCGATCACGTGGAGCTGGACCGGGTCGCGCTGGTGGACATGGCTCCCGACGGCGGGCACGCCACGAGGCGGCTTCTGCGGCTCTGGGAGGCCACATTGTGA
- a CDS encoding GGDEF domain-containing protein, whose amino-acid sequence MMLDTSTLRVALAVVTLTLLCLFYFITYRRTRSPFSGWWCSALLMFLTGSASYLLDGTVYQAWANPLGNTLLVGGAVAMWAGARSLRNRSSHLWVMLAGPAVTGVLSILDHPATNNWSGGAVLLGMMGLMLGLSSRELFVLDVDYSRVHRPLAYGSAFLAVFYAGRLIAFVIDGPEGPVFVAFFGSVVTTLLTSMILVLASFTMAELSNEQLTRDLRARATVDGLTGLLNRTAFVDLAENELRRLSGARTTAALVLADLDHFKAVNDQYGHAAGDEALQAFAAACTSAVRSTDLVGRFGGEEFILLLPGLSPERAGEMAAVISRRLQEAQPNVAARLPTVSYGIASTGPGRVDLKALIASADAALYHAKTLGRDRSVLATSLREEQTA is encoded by the coding sequence ATGATGCTTGACACCTCCACCTTGCGGGTTGCCTTGGCCGTAGTGACCCTGACGTTGCTCTGCCTGTTCTACTTCATCACCTACCGGCGGACCCGTTCCCCTTTCAGCGGATGGTGGTGCTCCGCCCTGCTGATGTTCCTCACCGGATCGGCGTCGTATCTGCTGGACGGTACCGTCTACCAGGCGTGGGCCAACCCGCTGGGCAACACCCTGCTGGTTGGCGGAGCTGTAGCCATGTGGGCGGGCGCCCGGTCGCTGCGCAACCGAAGCTCCCACCTGTGGGTCATGCTGGCGGGCCCGGCCGTGACGGGTGTGCTGTCGATCCTGGACCATCCGGCAACCAACAACTGGTCCGGCGGCGCGGTCCTGCTCGGCATGATGGGGCTGATGCTAGGCCTCTCGTCCCGGGAGCTTTTCGTGCTCGACGTCGACTACTCCCGAGTGCACCGCCCCCTCGCCTATGGCTCGGCATTCCTGGCAGTTTTCTACGCCGGCCGGCTGATCGCCTTTGTTATCGACGGCCCGGAAGGGCCGGTGTTCGTCGCCTTTTTCGGTTCGGTGGTGACGACACTCCTCACCTCGATGATCCTGGTGCTGGCGTCGTTCACCATGGCGGAGCTGAGCAACGAACAGCTGACCCGTGACCTGCGGGCGCGCGCCACGGTCGACGGGCTTACGGGGCTCCTCAACCGCACCGCCTTCGTGGACTTGGCGGAGAATGAACTCCGCCGCCTCAGCGGCGCGCGGACCACCGCCGCCCTTGTCCTGGCCGACCTGGACCACTTCAAGGCCGTCAACGACCAGTACGGGCACGCGGCCGGGGACGAGGCGCTGCAGGCGTTCGCTGCCGCGTGCACGTCCGCGGTCCGCTCCACCGACCTCGTGGGGCGCTTCGGCGGGGAGGAGTTCATCCTGCTCCTGCCGGGCCTCAGCCCCGAGCGTGCCGGCGAGATGGCGGCCGTCATCAGCCGCCGGCTGCAGGAAGCACAACCGAACGTCGCAGCCCGCCTCCCCACCGTCAGCTACGGGATTGCCTCGACCGGGCCGGGCCGCGTCGACCTGAAGGCCCTGATCGCCTCGGCCGACGCCGCGCTCTACCACGCCAAAACGCTCGGCCGGGACCGGTCGGTCCTGGCAACGAGCCTCCGCGAGGAACAGACCGCCTGA
- the pgm gene encoding phosphoglucomutase (alpha-D-glucose-1,6-bisphosphate-dependent), with the protein MASRAGTVAQPQDLVDLTALLDAYYDVSPDLGDPGQRVAFGTSGHRGSSLKASFNEPHILAITQAIVEYRAGQGIAGPLYLAKDTHALSEPAQNSALEVLAANGVHVLIDARHGYTPTPALSHAILTHNNNSPAGAPQADGIVVTPSHNPPGDGGFKYNPPHGGPADTDATGWIANRANELLENGLRGVKRVPIAEATAAGTTGKFDFLSSYVDDLPSVLDLNAIRDAGVRLGADPMGGASVDYWGEIGERHHLNLTVVNPTVDPQWAFMTLDWDEKIRMDCSSPSAMASLINRMAVGADGSAPFDVATGNDADADRHGIVTPDGGLMNPNHYLAVAIDYLYRHRTGWNPQSVIGKTLVSSSIIDRVAESLGRKLVEVPVGFKWFVPGLLSGEGAFGGEESAGASFNKMDGSVWTTDKDGILLALLASEITAVTGKSPSQLYKGLTDRFGDPVYARIDAAATREQKAALGKLSPSDVTATELAGETITAKLTEAPGNGAAIGGLKVVTENAWFAARPSGTEDVYKIYAESFKGADHLKQVQAEAKALVDGVIS; encoded by the coding sequence ATGGCTAGCCGCGCGGGCACAGTTGCCCAACCCCAAGACCTTGTTGACCTCACTGCGCTCCTCGACGCGTACTACGACGTCTCGCCGGATCTGGGCGACCCCGGCCAGCGGGTGGCGTTCGGAACCTCCGGGCACCGGGGCTCCAGCCTCAAGGCCTCGTTCAACGAGCCCCACATCCTCGCCATCACCCAGGCCATCGTGGAATACCGCGCCGGCCAGGGCATCGCCGGTCCGCTGTACCTCGCCAAGGACACCCATGCCCTGAGCGAACCGGCCCAGAACTCGGCTCTGGAGGTCCTCGCGGCCAACGGCGTGCACGTCCTGATCGACGCCCGCCACGGCTACACGCCAACGCCTGCCCTGAGCCACGCCATCCTGACCCACAACAACAACTCGCCCGCCGGCGCGCCGCAGGCCGACGGGATCGTGGTGACTCCCAGCCACAACCCGCCCGGCGACGGCGGTTTCAAGTACAACCCGCCGCACGGTGGCCCGGCCGACACCGATGCCACCGGCTGGATCGCCAACCGCGCGAACGAGCTGCTGGAGAACGGCCTGCGCGGGGTCAAGCGGGTCCCGATCGCCGAGGCCACGGCCGCCGGCACCACCGGCAAGTTCGATTTCCTGTCCAGCTACGTCGATGACCTACCGTCCGTGCTGGACCTGAACGCGATCCGCGACGCCGGAGTCCGCCTCGGCGCCGACCCCATGGGCGGCGCGTCCGTGGACTACTGGGGCGAAATCGGCGAACGCCACCACCTCAACCTCACCGTGGTAAACCCGACCGTCGACCCGCAGTGGGCCTTTATGACGCTGGACTGGGATGAGAAGATCCGGATGGACTGCTCCTCGCCGTCGGCGATGGCGTCCCTGATCAACCGGATGGCTGTTGGTGCGGACGGGTCCGCACCCTTCGACGTCGCCACCGGCAACGACGCCGACGCCGACCGGCACGGCATCGTCACGCCGGACGGCGGCCTGATGAACCCCAACCATTACCTCGCCGTCGCGATCGACTACCTGTACCGGCACCGCACCGGCTGGAACCCTCAGTCGGTGATCGGCAAGACCCTGGTGTCCTCCTCCATCATCGACCGGGTGGCCGAAAGCCTGGGCCGGAAGCTCGTCGAGGTGCCGGTGGGCTTCAAGTGGTTCGTGCCGGGACTGCTGTCCGGCGAGGGAGCCTTCGGCGGGGAGGAATCCGCCGGCGCCTCGTTCAACAAAATGGACGGCAGCGTCTGGACCACGGACAAGGACGGCATCCTGCTGGCGCTGCTGGCTTCCGAGATCACGGCCGTGACCGGCAAGTCGCCGTCGCAGCTGTACAAGGGGCTCACGGACCGGTTCGGTGACCCGGTGTACGCGCGCATCGACGCCGCCGCCACGCGGGAGCAGAAGGCCGCACTGGGCAAGCTGTCGCCGTCGGACGTCACCGCGACGGAACTGGCCGGCGAAACCATCACCGCAAAGCTGACCGAAGCGCCCGGGAACGGCGCGGCCATCGGCGGCCTCAAGGTGGTCACCGAGAACGCCTGGTTCGCTGCCCGGCCGTCCGGTACCGAGGACGTGTACAAGATCTACGCCGAGTCCTTCAAGGGCGCGGACCACCTCAAGCAGGTGCAGGCCGAAGCCAAGGCCCTGGTTGACGGGGTGATTTCCTAG
- a CDS encoding DUF4190 domain-containing protein: MTDQTRHDGAQRGDQPPWNPPYGADGQVPPMPAMAPHPGQPAGHYGGYGPPAGPYADAYGQPNYYGVPAAPKALSIASLCCGIASFLGFGFFLLPQLAAVVLGHLALNREPAGRGLAIAGLVLGYAAIAITVLVVVTLGVAFSNADFIAA; the protein is encoded by the coding sequence ATGACCGATCAGACCAGGCACGATGGGGCCCAGCGCGGGGACCAGCCGCCGTGGAACCCGCCGTACGGTGCCGACGGCCAGGTGCCCCCGATGCCGGCGATGGCACCGCACCCCGGGCAGCCGGCCGGGCACTACGGCGGCTACGGGCCGCCGGCAGGACCGTACGCCGATGCCTACGGCCAGCCGAACTACTACGGCGTGCCGGCCGCCCCGAAAGCCCTGAGCATCGCGAGCCTGTGCTGCGGCATCGCATCCTTCCTGGGCTTCGGCTTTTTCCTGCTCCCGCAGCTGGCCGCGGTCGTCCTCGGGCACCTCGCGCTGAACCGCGAGCCGGCCGGCAGGGGCCTGGCGATCGCGGGGCTGGTCCTGGGCTACGCCGCGATTGCCATCACGGTCCTGGTGGTCGTCACCCTTGGCGTCGCCTTCTCGAACGCGGACTTCATCGCCGCGTAA
- a CDS encoding mannitol dehydrogenase family protein, translated as MSAITLTDRLSLATVAAAAERPRVSGPAVDPRALSTGLVHFGVGAFHRAHQAVYTEDAAAATGDTRWGILGVTGRSARVAEQLGPQDGLYSVLTKARDSSSLRVMGSMRGVVFPGTGSEEVLRTLAAESVHLASLTITEKGYPRRLGGGLDLGNPAVAADVDALKAEVAGRSFAGPGRTPLGLLVRGLARRHATSGAPFAVMCCDNLMSNGSVTRGLVLELAEAAGAHGLLEWLDAAVTFPSTMVDRIVPATTEANRREAERLLDLRDEGLVVAEPFGQWIIEDNFPGPRPAWERAGAIVTADVGTFELAKLRMLNATHSLLAYLGALRGHPTIADAVAADGLVEEARRLQRNDIIPTLTAPPGTDLAAYGESILERFANPNLGHTTIQVAMDGSQKLPVRILGTVADRLSAGEIPYSGALLVAAWMVFIYRGRDVNGRPLGLDDPLAEALRAAAAGSEAGLAGRLLAVKEIFPEELAGHPGFRAAVAEAVRKVLSEVP; from the coding sequence ATGTCTGCAATTACCCTCACCGACCGCCTGTCGCTGGCCACTGTGGCGGCGGCAGCGGAGCGCCCCCGCGTCTCCGGTCCCGCCGTGGATCCTCGGGCCCTCAGCACCGGCCTGGTCCACTTCGGCGTCGGCGCCTTTCACCGCGCGCACCAGGCCGTGTACACCGAGGACGCCGCCGCGGCTACGGGCGATACCCGGTGGGGAATCCTCGGCGTCACCGGACGGTCGGCGCGGGTAGCGGAACAGCTCGGACCCCAGGACGGCCTGTATTCGGTGCTGACCAAGGCCCGGGACTCCTCGTCGCTGCGCGTGATGGGCTCGATGCGCGGGGTGGTGTTCCCGGGAACCGGATCCGAGGAGGTACTCCGGACGCTGGCGGCGGAGAGCGTTCATCTGGCATCGCTGACCATCACCGAAAAGGGTTACCCGCGGAGGCTCGGCGGCGGCCTGGATCTCGGCAATCCCGCGGTGGCGGCGGACGTGGACGCGCTGAAGGCCGAAGTCGCCGGCCGGAGCTTCGCCGGGCCGGGCCGCACCCCGCTCGGCCTGCTGGTCCGGGGGCTGGCCCGGCGCCACGCGACCTCCGGCGCCCCGTTCGCCGTGATGTGCTGCGACAACCTGATGTCGAACGGAAGCGTCACCCGCGGCCTCGTGCTGGAACTGGCTGAGGCGGCAGGGGCGCACGGACTGCTGGAATGGCTCGACGCAGCCGTCACGTTCCCCTCCACCATGGTGGACCGGATCGTTCCCGCGACAACCGAGGCGAACCGCCGGGAAGCCGAACGGCTGCTGGACCTGAGGGACGAGGGTCTGGTGGTGGCGGAGCCGTTTGGCCAGTGGATCATCGAAGACAACTTCCCGGGACCGCGCCCGGCGTGGGAGCGCGCCGGAGCTATCGTCACCGCCGACGTCGGCACCTTCGAACTCGCGAAACTGCGGATGCTCAATGCCACCCACTCCCTTCTGGCGTACCTCGGGGCACTTCGGGGGCACCCGACGATCGCCGACGCCGTCGCTGCGGACGGGCTTGTGGAAGAGGCACGCCGCCTGCAGCGCAACGACATCATTCCCACCCTGACGGCCCCGCCCGGCACGGACCTGGCGGCCTACGGCGAATCGATCCTGGAGCGGTTCGCCAACCCGAACCTGGGGCACACCACCATCCAGGTCGCCATGGACGGGTCGCAGAAGCTGCCTGTCAGGATCCTCGGGACGGTAGCGGACCGGTTGTCCGCGGGCGAAATCCCCTACTCCGGGGCCCTGCTGGTCGCGGCGTGGATGGTGTTCATCTACCGCGGTCGGGACGTCAACGGCCGGCCGCTGGGCCTGGACGATCCGCTGGCGGAAGCGCTGCGGGCAGCCGCGGCCGGCTCTGAGGCCGGGCTCGCCGGCCGGCTCCTGGCGGTCAAGGAAATCTTCCCCGAGGAACTCGCGGGACACCCGGGATTCCGCGCTGCGGTCGCCGAGGCGGTCCGGAAGGTGCTCTCAGAGGTTCCGTAA